A genomic window from Actinomycetota bacterium includes:
- a CDS encoding aldehyde dehydrogenase family protein codes for MRDVLIGGEWVRGEAAPAVVNSPWSGETVAEVSMASPEQVSEAVARASAAFAWTRTAPAAQRADTLLGAADGIRRRRAEFVETLVAEGGKPHRSAVVEVDRAISTLTWAAEEAKRFTGDLTRLDANEGMNGRLGLVRRFPLGVVAGITPFNFPLNLVCHKVGPALAAGNAIVVKPATSTPLSALMLGEVLIESGAGDSISVIPCSNEDAQGAVVDPRVAKLSFTGSTEVGWKLKVLVPRKRVTLELGGNAAVIVEPDADLDRAADRISYGGFYQAGQSCISVQRVFVAAPVYRDLLDRLVPRVEALVVGDPSDPATDVGPLIDGAALDRVDAWVREALEVGATALCGAERRDPCYAPTVLVETRPDMKVSCLEVFGPVVTVEPYRTFEEALALVNDSQYGLQAGLFTSDIRRVFLAHRELRVGGVIHDDVPSFRADQMPYGGVKDSGYGREGVRSAMLEMSEERLLVLGGLPL; via the coding sequence ATGCGCGACGTGCTGATCGGGGGCGAGTGGGTGCGCGGTGAGGCCGCGCCCGCCGTCGTGAACAGCCCCTGGTCGGGGGAGACGGTGGCCGAGGTCTCCATGGCCTCGCCCGAGCAGGTCTCGGAGGCGGTCGCCCGCGCGTCCGCGGCCTTCGCCTGGACCCGCACGGCGCCGGCCGCTCAGCGGGCGGACACCCTGCTGGGAGCCGCGGACGGGATCCGCCGCCGCCGGGCGGAGTTCGTCGAGACGCTCGTCGCCGAGGGAGGCAAGCCCCACCGCAGCGCCGTCGTCGAGGTCGACCGGGCCATCTCCACCCTGACCTGGGCGGCCGAGGAGGCCAAGAGGTTCACGGGCGATCTGACGAGGTTGGACGCGAACGAGGGGATGAACGGACGCCTCGGCCTGGTCAGGCGGTTCCCGCTCGGCGTCGTGGCCGGGATCACACCGTTCAACTTCCCGCTCAACCTCGTGTGCCACAAGGTCGGGCCCGCCCTGGCCGCCGGCAACGCGATCGTCGTGAAGCCGGCCACCTCTACGCCCCTGTCTGCGCTGATGCTGGGTGAGGTGCTCATCGAGTCGGGCGCCGGGGACTCCATCTCGGTGATCCCGTGCTCCAACGAGGACGCGCAGGGAGCCGTGGTCGATCCGCGGGTGGCCAAGCTCTCGTTCACGGGATCCACCGAGGTCGGATGGAAGCTGAAGGTACTGGTCCCCCGGAAGCGGGTCACGCTCGAGCTCGGCGGGAACGCGGCCGTGATCGTCGAGCCGGACGCCGACCTCGACCGGGCGGCCGACCGCATCTCGTACGGCGGCTTCTACCAGGCCGGACAGTCCTGCATCTCCGTGCAGAGGGTGTTCGTCGCCGCCCCCGTGTACCGAGACCTGCTCGACAGGCTCGTCCCCCGCGTGGAGGCGCTGGTCGTGGGGGACCCGTCAGACCCCGCGACCGACGTCGGACCCCTGATCGACGGAGCCGCGCTCGACCGGGTGGACGCTTGGGTGCGGGAGGCGCTGGAGGTGGGGGCGACCGCCCTGTGCGGGGCGGAGCGGCGCGACCCCTGCTACGCGCCCACCGTCCTGGTGGAGACCCGCCCGGACATGAAGGTGTCCTGCCTCGAGGTCTTCGGACCCGTCGTCACCGTCGAGCCCTACCGGACCTTCGAGGAAGCGCTGGCCCTCGTGAACGATTCGCAGTACGGCTTGCAGGCCGGTCTGTTCACCTCGGACATCCGCAGGGTCTTCCTAGCCCACCGCGAGCTGCGGGTGGGGGGAGTGATCCACGACGACGTCCCCTCGTTCCGGGCCGACCAGATGCCTTACGGAGGCGTGAAGGACTCGGGCTACGGGCGGGAGGGGGTCCGCTCGGCCATGCTCGAGATGAGCGAGGAACGCCTCCTCGTCCTCGGCGGGCTCCCGCTCTAG
- the ligD gene encoding non-homologous end-joining DNA ligase, which translates to MGEERRIEVGGREVRLTSPEKVLFPDDGITKSDLFDYYVRIADRMLPHIEQRPLTMHRFPEGIGQAGFMQKSANEYFPPWIGRFEVAKQGGGTTRYPVVGEPAALAYLTNQNTIVHHVWTSRIDAPDRPDQMVFDLDPSGSDFDEVRRTALDLRTLLDELGLPAFCKTSGSKGLHIVVPLRREHPADEVQAAAETIAEELARRAPDRLTTEFRKAERHGRLYLDVGRNRFAQTVVAPYSARALPGAPVSTPIDWDEVASSKLDPRRWTISNLFRRLGRRSDPWEGMGAAQARIGELPS; encoded by the coding sequence ATGGGCGAGGAGCGCAGGATCGAGGTGGGCGGACGTGAGGTGCGGCTCACGAGCCCGGAGAAGGTGCTCTTCCCCGACGACGGGATCACGAAGTCGGACCTGTTCGACTACTACGTGCGGATCGCGGACCGCATGCTCCCGCACATCGAGCAGCGTCCGCTCACGATGCATCGGTTCCCGGAGGGGATCGGGCAGGCAGGGTTCATGCAGAAGAGCGCCAACGAGTACTTCCCGCCCTGGATCGGGAGGTTCGAGGTCGCGAAGCAGGGAGGCGGCACCACCCGCTACCCGGTCGTCGGGGAGCCCGCCGCGCTCGCGTACCTGACGAACCAGAACACGATCGTCCACCACGTCTGGACCTCGCGGATCGACGCGCCCGACCGCCCCGACCAGATGGTCTTCGACCTCGACCCGTCCGGGAGCGACTTCGACGAGGTGCGCCGGACGGCCCTCGACCTGCGCACCCTCCTGGACGAGCTCGGGCTCCCGGCCTTCTGCAAGACCTCCGGTTCGAAGGGGCTGCACATCGTCGTTCCGCTGCGGCGCGAGCACCCGGCCGACGAGGTGCAGGCGGCGGCGGAGACGATCGCCGAGGAGCTCGCCCGGCGGGCTCCCGACCGCTTGACCACGGAGTTCCGCAAGGCGGAGCGGCACGGACGGCTCTACCTCGACGTGGGCCGCAACCGCTTCGCGCAGACGGTCGTCGCCCCCTACTCGGCCCGCGCTCTGCCGGGGGCTCCGGTCTCGACGCCGATCGACTGGGACGAGGTGGCCAGCTCGAAGCTCGACCCGAGGCGGTGGACGATCTCCAACCTGTTCCGGCGCCTCGGACGCCGCTCGGACCCGTGGGAGGGGATGGGCGCCGCGCAGGCCCGGATCGGCGAGCTACCGTCGTAG